cagagagaggagccgTTTTAAAAAGGATGTTATTGGATCATATTCAATCTCGTCTTTTCACTTTGGGCTGGCATTTTTCTCCGCCTGAAAGAGACCGTAATAGAAACTGGCCCTGAGGCTCAGGAAGAGtcggggtaaaaaaaaaaaaatcaagcaagtCAGTTGAAAATCCTGATTTAACCATTGTAGAAGTTTTCAGTCCTGCTCTAATTTCTGTGAAATGCAGTCAAGTTGCAAACAGTTCAAAAAGGTTTTTCCCGACTATACTTTTTTCCTCGACCTAACCAAGTAATTCATTTAAATAGTGAAACTATCATCTCTCTTTGTAGTATCTTCAatcagaatgtgtttttttacaaCAACCTCAGTTTTCcacatataaaaaaagaagtagGAGTTGATGCAATGAAGGTGATGAAAGTCTATAACCTCTATAACCAGACACATCGCACTCCTTCACTACTTTCCCAGCTCTCTTTCCTTTTTGCCTTCGACCTCTCGCTCCTGTCTCCTGTGTCGCATTGCAGGTCACAGCCTGAACCCGGCACCGGGGTCCAAAGGCCCCTGTCAGTTAGCATTTGGGAACTGAAAGGAACAGACTTGTCAAAAACGTGGGAAAGTGTAAAACTGGATTAGAGAGGCGTACCCCCTTCCTGCACATTCTCACCTTGGGTCTAAATCACCCTGACATTGGGCAGGCGGCTTGCTTGACTCCCTCAGACTTTATTCGACGCGCCCCATTGTTGGTACAGTTTCGTCATACCGTTAAATCTGTTTAGTTGGAGGGTAGATTAGACTTGAGCTAAGGTAGCGGCGCCCATGCTGAGCGAAGAGGGCCAGACACCAGGTACAGGGGAGCTGAGATcgagactgaaaaaaaactgccaatGAGATGCTTTTTCACCATAATGAAAAGTTCGACCTGTAACTTTGCACCATGCGTGGCATTTGCTTCTCAGTGACTCCAGACATCTATGATATTTTGATGCAACGCTGCACAGTGCAGAGTGCTTCAGGTGCAAAGTGGCTGCAGATGGTAAATCACCCCATATGGAAAGCAGCCCGAGCGCCGAACGCGAGGCTGAAATACACCCTTGTCACGTTAACAGCTCCGTCGGCATTCAAAGTATTGACCTGGAAATTCTTTTCAGTGTCCCTCTCGCCTCGAGTGTCTGACTGCGGTTCCTCCACTCCACAGCTTCCTCCGCTATATGTTTCCCATCCATCTGACCAGGGAGCCGCCATCCCCAAAACAGACAGGGGCCATCTCAGTCTGAATCCCGCTGGCAGCGAGCCTGACCCAAATAACTCCGATATCAACCACTCACTGATGACTGAGAGACTGCCGGCCGACTGGCTGTCCAGCTGCTGAGTGAAATTAATGGCCGGTTCATCAGAAGAGTGACGGCGTCCGTCATTTCTGCAGACGAGGCTTTCAAAGCACAAAGCACTGGAGTAGCCATGTAATCTGTGACTTAATTCCCAGTCGCTGAGGAGCAACGCGAGGCTGATTCAGGCTGAGACTCCGTGGAGGGAAATCACCGCAATCGGATGAGTCACTGAGAGTTAAGCTCAGTATGTTTTCCAATCTTATCATCACATTACCAGCGATTCAGTAACCTCAGCAGAAGTCCACATTTAGCCCACACTgtgatgtttcttttaaaaaaaaaacacaacaacaaaaaaagatttgtgCAACTGAGACGTGAACTTTGGCTGATGAGTCAGAATACAGAAATGCAAGctgtttgtattttgtatttaacTTCTGGACAGCCTGTGTGCTTGACTACTTAAATACcacattcctctttttttttttttttcttccttggcCTCAGACCACAGAAGCGATTCCGGTGAAAAGACGATAACTTATTGTGAAAGTTTTCCTCGCCTCGTGACAAGGGAGGGCGTGTGTCGAAAGTGATAGCGGAGTATAATCTCTTCCTAAAAAGACAGCTTGAATTTAAcacatttgttcatttctgacgGAGAGAAAGTCATCAAAATGAAAACCACACTGCTTGTAGAGGAAGTTGTGTGTCGCCACATTTGTAGATAAATAGTTGCTGACTGGGGACTCGCCGCCCGCTCGGCTTTGTTATAAGAGAGTTAATGTAGCTGAACAGCAACATGAATAGCTGTCTGTTCACCTCAAGGCCAGGGCAGAAGTAAAGACTAGTGCTGGAAAACTGGGAAAATGGGGTGAAAATAAAAGCTTATAGCACATCAAGGGGAAATATTCTAAATTAGCTTTATAGATATCCTTTAAACATTCATTTAGAGGCTTGACTGCAGTCGGACAGCTTGATAGTTCCCTCACAAATCAGCAGAGGCATTTTCAACACGAACTGCCTCACGCCAGATTTTCAGCATGTTGACAAATAACCAGTAAATATTTTTTAACTGGAAGTACTTTTCAGCAGGGAGAACATCTGGCGGTGAGAGGAAGTTTTCACCGTGTGATAATGTGAACGAGCACAAGAATTATAGAGGCAAGAAAAAGGCTTTGCTAAAAGTAAAATATATTGTCAGCTACGATCAGGAAATGTAATTTGAAGTGAATGTTGTGAAACTGCACAAGTCTTTTCTCAAGCTAATGGCTCATTTCCTCTATAGCATCAGCCGCTTGTTGTCTGCTGGCTCCTAACCGACATCGAATAACCAATCCACGCAATCTCCAGACTCCAGAAAGAATAATTTGCCAGTTTGCGACCCCGACATGACAGAATGGCGCACGGAGACAAGCGCTCCTGACCCTCTGTGCCATCTACAAGCAGCGCGCTCGTCAGAAAGACAGTCAGTGCGCTCATTACTCCTGAAGGTATTAGCAAGAGATAATGAGAGCCAGTCGCTTTACGCAGCGATGAGCGCTGAAGAGCGTGACCTCAAGAAGAAGAGAGGCGGAGTGATGGAGTCAAAAGGGAAGACACTGGGACGGAGAATTAAAAGAGAATGCCAGACAGTGAAAGTTAGGGcgagaaaagaaagaatatgAAATGGTACAGATGCTCTGCGGATAAGCGcatgaggggggggggcggaatgacagaagctgaaggagaaTTTTTGAAGGAGAAAGAGGCGAGTTTCACGCAGAAAGCAAAAGGCTGATGAGGAAGGGATGAAATTCCCTTCACACCACCGTCCCAGCTAATCTACTTAGAAATAAGCTCACATCTGTTTTCCACATAAAAGCCCCCAATATAGTTTCACATTCACTCATGCAGCATCAGGATTCGCTTTCAGACTGAAAAGCGGTTCGCAGTTCGACTGTGCTCTCATCCAAATAAGCTTTCGCTTTGGTGTAAAGCTGGATGTTTGTTATGCTTAGCAAGTTTGCAATCCCccatgatgggttttttttttaccttttcaaccttgtttttgtaaaaaaaagttcaaaccATTCACTAGATAGGTGCTAAATATctgcctctttctcttttctttttgagacTCTGCATATGGAGAGGAGTCGAGTGAATTATATAAGAGCTTGCAGGAATTTCACAATTGGCTGTAATTGTCATGTTGCATCACACTGTTATATTATGGCCTTTTGTTACAGCTGCACTGACACAACTACTCTGCAATAACAGTGGATGTGAGGACTTTTTGCAGGTATTGGGGTGATGGAAAATTCCTTTTTCTCAGTGTATACCCTGCATTATGTAATATTGTTCATATTGGTAATGGAGAAGGCATGTTGCAACTGAGGTCACTCTCATTTcaggaacatttcatttcccATTTCCCAGAAGAAGTGGCCTCTCTGGGTGAAGGTGAACACCCAGACTCTTGATTGTACCGGTGTACACTTAGGGATGATTGAATAGACCTGGTGCCAGCGGATTCAGCTCGCAGCAACCCAAACTGCCAGACTTATTTTGGGTGCGGGAGTTTCATCACCACAACAACATCCGAGCCGATTTTGCGGGAGtggaaaagaataaagaaaggattTCTGGATGATGCTCAGTgggaatagaaaaaaaaaaatacatgcgggagaaaaaagaggagacaCATCAATGAGAAATGCAAGATAGGACAGAATAGAGTGTAACACAAtggagaaacacattttcctttcCCTGGAAGCCCGGATAGGTAGACTGTGGTGATGTAGAGGGCCGACAAGGGTGAAGGCGTAAGAATGGAACAAAAATAACTGGACTGGAGGATTACAGGATTCTGGATAACTAAAGCTAAACTAATCTTTGTCAAGCTTACTTTCTTGGGCTTTAATTGCTGCACACGGGGTGCTGCAGATGGAGCTCAGCTTGTTGACCACTCCGGAGATGTTCTCCACCCGTCTGTCCACCATGGCCTGCACGTTGTCCACGTTGAGCAGGCTGAGCCCCTCCAGGCGGCCCTGCAGAGCCGAGATCTGGCTCCGGGCGTTGCGCAGGCTGGCAGACATCTTATTCATCTTCACCTGAGAAAAGGCCAGACAGGGCGCGAAGGTAATTATTTTGGCACGGGACGCAAAGGCAGGTGGATTGCTGCACTCGCCGGCCCACATCATTGTTTTACCAGCCAATTTGAATTTTAGAACAGAAACGGGGTCCGTGTGATAGTTGGCTGCCGGCCAGAGTGGCTGTGAGAGTCAACAGGCTCACCAGACAGCAAAGATTTACTGCCGTTTGGCTGCTGTCTATCGCTGATTCCACACCCTGTTTACAATACCAGGAATTTTTCCTGGTGGATCGGTGCCAGAAAGGACTTTGCAGGTCTTTACAGGTCTTTTGACGATTCGGTCAGTTTGCATTCCAGCTGGGTGCCGTTTCACAGGGTCACATATTACACGGTGCTGTGTCCAGAGCGCTCGATTATACAGCACACTCCAATTAGTTTGTTCACGTCGCTCTCTTTCGTATTCGCACCAAACCGATAATAGTATTGAGCCACTGACAAGTTAGGACTCAAAATAACTGGtatgaaaagaagaaatgctGCAGTGCCACTATGACACTGTTTCTATAACCATAAATAGAGCATGGACATGAAAGAAAtatacaggtttttttcttacATCATAAAAATTAGAATGATTTATTCTCGTGTTTTTTAGGTGAATACATTGATGTgaacactttcatttcatttgctaGTTCACAAATTTGATATTTTGCAATATTTGTCCCTTTTTTCTCTTAACAATTTATGAATATATTTTCAGATCTGGACAGAAGTTTGCCTCTTACCTGCATCTCTTGCATTGTGCTGGGGCTTGATGGTATTTTCCCAAATATGGAACCTTGTCCCGGTCCGGTACCGTCCAGAGAACCTCCAAAAATCATCccatctcccctctcctcttGGCTGGATCCCGCTTGCACATCCTGTCCCATCAGGTCCAGCCTCACCTCCTCCCCGGAATCTCTCTGGATCTGTCCCTGGTCCGCCTGCTGATGTCCGAAAGCCCCGTTGCCCCGTGCCCCCCGGCACTCCTGGCACCCGCTCTTCAGCTTGTTTACCACCTCCTtcaggctctgcagctccttcatCGTCTTCTCCAGCAGCCTGAACTGCTTGGGCAGCTGGATGGTGAGGGGAGGCAGGGTGAGCTGGTAAGGGCAGTCCTCAGCGTCGTCTGCCCCGGAGCCCCCGCACTGGCCCGAGGGTCGAAGTTTGacgggacaggaggaggaagaggaggaggaggaggagacgccgGAATCAGATCCCAAGTTGTAGGGTCCTCGGGCATCCCATCTCTGGTGAGAGTTGACCGGGAAGTCTGCAGCCCGGCTGATCGGCGGCACCAGCAGGAGAGAGGCGCAAACGCAAAACACAAAtgtcctcatttttttttttttcccccttgaaACTTGTGATGGAGATAAATGCGAGCAAACTAAGTGTGTCCCAACCGACTCTGTAATAACTTGAAGATCAAATGCgtctggcagtgtgtgtgtatgtgtggcgtgtgtgtgtgtgtgcctgcaagTGTGagaatgtgtatgtgtgtgtccagaaTCTTATTGGTTTGagagtgtgtgcatgagagcagcctgcaggagggagagagcgcAGGGGAACTGCCGCTGCCTCAGATAGCTGTGTCATTAATATCAGCGcaagtgagggagggagggagagagagagagagagagagggagggagggtgctGAGTTAGAGAGGATGGGAGGGGCGGCGCTATTGCGTAATGCAACGCACCGTATCAACGGCATTGTGGAAAAACTATAGAGATGCAGACAGATCACGGGAGTGGTggtgggagggagggacggagagaggcAGGTCGGTCGCCTCGCCTGCAGCCGGAGCATCTGCCATcctctctctcagctcatttCCCAGAAGAGCAAAATGACTCAATGCGCGATTCGCGGGAACTATCCCTTCAACTGAcgtcgctttttttttttttttcttcttcttttttctgtttttcatctccACACTTTGCTGCTTCACGGATTTGGGGTCCCGCAAAATTTAAAGCCTTGcttaaaaacactgaatcacCTCGATAAGTCTTACATCTGCAAATTAGCCTCTGGTGGGCACAATTACTGTAAAATCCATGCCGTAGCCAGCAGCAATGGAAGAAAAAGGGCTTGTGTGAATTTGTATAAACAACCTGTTCGGCGTGGCTGGCTGAGAATGTCACAAATTAACTCCAGGACTCATTAAAATAGTTGGCCCTTAAAgctgacattttttaaaatattgaacACCTGCTGATGCTCTGTCTtagtcacctttttttttttctatcatatTATACCTGCAGAGAGAACACTTAACTCCACATAAGATGTGATCAGACGACGTACAAGTGCTTCACGCCTGCATCGAGCCTGGGGAGTTGACCTTTCGGAGTCTTCTTGTGAACGaacaaaaaaagttgtgtttatgTGCAGCGTTTCGCTCCCATAACACTCACCGTGCATCCTTGACATCTAAGTAAAGTGCTGAATACAAGTTCTTCATTAAATCTTTCTAATGTTTGCGTCCACATTAAAGGATCGCTGTACTTTTTCTCAAGGACCTGGCAGATGGTTGAATGGATGCGGGACCCCAGCCCACACTCTTGAgtttaaatttgttttcttatttgttaAACACCCTTTCTTCTTTGAATTTAATGTagaaaagtaagaaaaatcATATATTCATCCTCATATTGACACTgctttccagctgttttcatgGCCAGATGGGCTGTGGAGGAAAAGTTTGGACTGGATATAAACAATTTCTTCTGTAAAATGGGGAAAATAATATGTTaattcagaaacatttttacCAGAAAGAGGCAGGTTACACCTGCAGCGTGTCACTAAGACAGATGCAaaacagcttcttcttttttttttttttttttttgttaacccAAGATCGCTCACCCGTGCAGCTCCGCTCGCCTTGCTTTCTGC
The sequence above is drawn from the Salarias fasciatus chromosome 17, fSalaFa1.1, whole genome shotgun sequence genome and encodes:
- the fgl2a gene encoding fibrinogen-like 2a isoform X2 — encoded protein: MRTFVFCVCASLLLVPPISRAADFPVNSHQRWDARGPYNLGSDSGVSSSSSSSSSCPVKLRPSGQCGGSGADDAEDCPYQLTLPPLTIQLPKQFRLLEKTMKELQSLKEVVNKLKSGCQECRGARGNGAFGHQQADQGQIQRDSGEEVRLDLMGQDVQAGSSQEERGDGMIFGGSLDGTGPGQGSIFGKIPSSPSTMQEMQVKMNKMSASLRNARSQISALQGRLEGLSLLNVDNVQAMVDRRVENISGVVNKLSSICSTPCAAIKAQEIITAPRDCSDYSVLKVRKNDVYQVTPDLRNGTFEVFCDMESYGGGWTVIQQRLNGSVSFNRTWAEYKKGFGNLRGEFWLGNDHIHMLTKAKDMVLRIELEDFEGVREYAKYDQFYVSNEFLRYRLSISGYSGTAGNAISFNKNFNHDQKFFSTPDRDNDMYPSGNCGSYYSSGWWFDACMSANLNGKYYHKRYKGVRNGIFWGTWHNMSTEYYPTNYRQAFKTVKMMIRPKNYSP
- the fgl2a gene encoding fibrinogen-like 2a isoform X1 gives rise to the protein MRTFVFCVCASLLLVPPISRAADFPVNSHQRWDARGPYNLGSDSGVSSSSSSSSSCPVKLRPSGQCGGSGADDAEDCPYQLTLPPLTIQLPKQFRLLEKTMKELQSLKEVVNKLKSGCQECRGARGNGAFGHQQADQGQIQRDSGEEVRLDLMGQDVQAGSSQEERGDGMIFGGSLDGTGPGQGSIFGKIPSSPSTMQEMQVKMNKMSASLRNARSQISALQGRLEGLSLLNVDNVQAMVDRRVENISGVVNKLSSICSTPCAAIKAQETVITAPRDCSDYSVLKVRKNDVYQVTPDLRNGTFEVFCDMESYGGGWTVIQQRLNGSVSFNRTWAEYKKGFGNLRGEFWLGNDHIHMLTKAKDMVLRIELEDFEGVREYAKYDQFYVSNEFLRYRLSISGYSGTAGNAISFNKNFNHDQKFFSTPDRDNDMYPSGNCGSYYSSGWWFDACMSANLNGKYYHKRYKGVRNGIFWGTWHNMSTEYYPTNYRQAFKTVKMMIRPKNYSP